A DNA window from Carassius gibelio isolate Cgi1373 ecotype wild population from Czech Republic chromosome A6, carGib1.2-hapl.c, whole genome shotgun sequence contains the following coding sequences:
- the LOC128015240 gene encoding peptidyl-prolyl cis-trans isomerase G-like isoform X1: MGVKAQRPRCFFDIGISNVPAGRVVVELFSEACPKTCENFRCLCTGEKGIGKTTQKPLHYKGSLFHRIVKDFMIQGGDFSEGNGRGGESIYGGFFEDESFSMKHTKDFLLSMANRGKDTNGSQFFITTKPTPHLDGIHVVFGQVISGQEVIRMIESQKTDANSRPYAEVKVLNCGELVPKSKAKKEKKKHQSSSESDGDSSSDSSTDSEESEKEKKRRKKHKKEHKKKKEQKHKKKDKKGSDEEEADPQSLSTVRPEEVPPIPENRFLMRRSPQKAKEEEQGKEKQKEDSGKDRQRERDRERERERDRTMTNSRPNRTRLVMTRSGRRIKGRGPRRYRTPSRSRSRSWDRFCRSETPPHWRQEMQRTQKAKPNTAVTQERWIKGDKGDMSEVKTQANEPATENKAARQEEAKKKSEREKRDAKRDKSRSPSRGRDRKRDKHRSKSRDRDARKKTDDDAEKKKARSRSKSKEKKREKEKHSKADDKRGRSSSKDKKEKDAKEREKEGEQKDRSKERTKHPEGNDKDKLKDGEKKKNGEQRLDRSKSREKGRDASHRSRSRGRDKHDQSHERGRDRRHSSSRDRRSTRRSRSREPDRRDRGRDAEDRNKRKSADESKSKESRGRDRSSQRQRSRERDDRQSGRKRNEKSDSGSSDSESDAEKQKKRKRSESPKSKDKSKSPGKNVKKKDSSSSDSD, translated from the exons GAGTGGTCGTGGAGCTTTTCTCGGAGGCGTGTCCTAAGACATGTGAAAACTTCCGCTGCCTGTGCACAG GTGAGAAAGGAATTGGCAAGACCACCCAGAAACCCTTGCACTACAAAGGAAGTCTGTTTCACAGGATAGTAAAGGACTTTATGATACAAGGAGGAGACTTCAGCGAAG GGAATGGCAGAGGTGGTGAATCTATATATGGAGGTTTCTTTGAAG atGAGAGCTTCTCAATGAAACATACCAAAGATTTCCTGCTGTCGATGGCAAACAGAGGGAAGGACACCAATGGCTCACAGTTCTTTAT AACTACAAAACCAACTCCTCACTTGGATGG AATTCATGTGGTGTTTGGTCAGGTGATCTCCGGCCAGGAGGTGATCCGGATGATCGAGAGTCAGAAGACCGATGCCAACAGCCGACCCTACGCTGAGGTCAAAGTGCTCAACTGTGGGGAACTTGTTCCAAAATCAAAAG caaagaaagaaaagaagaagcaTCAGTCATCCAGCGAGAGTGATGGTGACTCTTCCTCAGACAGCTCCACAGACTCCGAGGAATCAGAGAAGGAAAAGAAACGCCGCAAGAAACATAAGAAGGaacacaagaaaaagaaagaacagaAACACAAGAAGAAAGACAAGAAAGG GTCTGATGAGGAAGAGGCTGATCCCCAATCCTTGTCGACCGTCCGTCCAGAGGAAGTCCCGCCCATTCCAGAAAACCGCTTCCTAATGAGGCGAAGCCCCCAAAAGGCCAAAGAAGAGGAGCAAGGGAAAGAAAAGCAAAAGGAAGACTCTGGGaaagacagacaaagagaaagagaccgggagagagagagggaaagggaCAG AACCATGACGAACTCACGGCCAAACCGCACAAGACTGGTGATGACCAGGTCAGGGCGCAGAATTAAAGGAAGAGGACCGAGG cgCTACCGGACACCATCTAGATCTCGCTCGCGTTCATGGGATCGGTTTTGCCGCAGTGAGACGCCTCCACACTGGAGGCAGGAAATGCAAAGGACACAGAAAGCTAAACCCAACACAGCCGTCACCCAGGAACGATGGATCAAGGGGGACAA aggcgATATGTCAGAGGTAAAGACACAAGCCAATGAGCCAGCGACTGAGAACAAAGCTGCACGACAAGAAGAAGCAAAAAAGAAGTCTGAACGAGAAAAGAGAGATGCAAAGCGGGACAAATCACGCAGTCCCTCCCGGGGAAGAGACAGGAAGAGGGACAAACATCGCTCCAAAAGCAGAGATAGGGACGCACGGAAAAAGACGGATGAtgatgcagaaaaaaagaaagctcGCAGTCGGagcaagagcaaagaaaagaagagagagaaggaaaagCACAGCAAAGCGGATGATAAGCGAGGACGCTCAAGCAGCAAAGACAAGAAAGAGAAAGATGCcaaagagcgagagaaagagggtGAACAAAAAGACAGAAGCAAAGAAAGAACCAAACATCCTGAAGGGAATGATAAGGATAAGTTGAAGGATGGGGAAAAGAAGAAGAATGGAGAGCAGCGACTTGACCGATCGAAAAGCAGAGAAAAGGGTCGCGATGCATCACACCGGTCCAGATCCAGAGGCCGCGACAAGCATGACCAATCACATGAGCGAGGCCGTGACCGACGCCACAGCAGCAGTCGAGACAGAAGATCAACTCGCCGGTCGAGAAGCAGAGAACCAGACAGAAGAGACCGCGGGAGAGACGCAGAAGACAGAAACAAGAGGAAGAGTGCAGACGAGTCAAAGAGCAAAGAGAGCAGAGGACGAGACAGGAGCTCCCAGAGACAGAGAAGCCGAGAGCGAGATGATCGACAGAGCGGCAGGAAGAGGAATGAAAAGAGTGACAGTGGAAGCAGCGATTCAGAGAGCGATGCTGAgaaacagaagaaaagaaaaaggagcgAGAGTCCGAAATCTAAAGACAAATCTAAAAGTCCAGgtaaaaatgtgaagaaaaaggACTCCTCTTCCAGTGACAGCGACTGA
- the LOC128015240 gene encoding peptidyl-prolyl cis-trans isomerase G-like isoform X2, with translation MAHSSLYLYLHSASLFCVPDHRTTKPTPHLDGIHVVFGQVISGQEVIRMIESQKTDANSRPYAEVKVLNCGELVPKSKAKKEKKKHQSSSESDGDSSSDSSTDSEESEKEKKRRKKHKKEHKKKKEQKHKKKDKKGSDEEEADPQSLSTVRPEEVPPIPENRFLMRRSPQKAKEEEQGKEKQKEDSGKDRQRERDRERERERDRTMTNSRPNRTRLVMTRSGRRIKGRGPRRYRTPSRSRSRSWDRFCRSETPPHWRQEMQRTQKAKPNTAVTQERWIKGDKGDMSEVKTQANEPATENKAARQEEAKKKSEREKRDAKRDKSRSPSRGRDRKRDKHRSKSRDRDARKKTDDDAEKKKARSRSKSKEKKREKEKHSKADDKRGRSSSKDKKEKDAKEREKEGEQKDRSKERTKHPEGNDKDKLKDGEKKKNGEQRLDRSKSREKGRDASHRSRSRGRDKHDQSHERGRDRRHSSSRDRRSTRRSRSREPDRRDRGRDAEDRNKRKSADESKSKESRGRDRSSQRQRSRERDDRQSGRKRNEKSDSGSSDSESDAEKQKKRKRSESPKSKDKSKSPGKNVKKKDSSSSDSD, from the exons ATGGCTCACAGTTCTTTAT atttatatttacattCTGCCTCACTGTTTTGTGTCCCTGACCATAGAACTACAAAACCAACTCCTCACTTGGATGG AATTCATGTGGTGTTTGGTCAGGTGATCTCCGGCCAGGAGGTGATCCGGATGATCGAGAGTCAGAAGACCGATGCCAACAGCCGACCCTACGCTGAGGTCAAAGTGCTCAACTGTGGGGAACTTGTTCCAAAATCAAAAG caaagaaagaaaagaagaagcaTCAGTCATCCAGCGAGAGTGATGGTGACTCTTCCTCAGACAGCTCCACAGACTCCGAGGAATCAGAGAAGGAAAAGAAACGCCGCAAGAAACATAAGAAGGaacacaagaaaaagaaagaacagaAACACAAGAAGAAAGACAAGAAAGG GTCTGATGAGGAAGAGGCTGATCCCCAATCCTTGTCGACCGTCCGTCCAGAGGAAGTCCCGCCCATTCCAGAAAACCGCTTCCTAATGAGGCGAAGCCCCCAAAAGGCCAAAGAAGAGGAGCAAGGGAAAGAAAAGCAAAAGGAAGACTCTGGGaaagacagacaaagagaaagagaccgggagagagagagggaaagggaCAG AACCATGACGAACTCACGGCCAAACCGCACAAGACTGGTGATGACCAGGTCAGGGCGCAGAATTAAAGGAAGAGGACCGAGG cgCTACCGGACACCATCTAGATCTCGCTCGCGTTCATGGGATCGGTTTTGCCGCAGTGAGACGCCTCCACACTGGAGGCAGGAAATGCAAAGGACACAGAAAGCTAAACCCAACACAGCCGTCACCCAGGAACGATGGATCAAGGGGGACAA aggcgATATGTCAGAGGTAAAGACACAAGCCAATGAGCCAGCGACTGAGAACAAAGCTGCACGACAAGAAGAAGCAAAAAAGAAGTCTGAACGAGAAAAGAGAGATGCAAAGCGGGACAAATCACGCAGTCCCTCCCGGGGAAGAGACAGGAAGAGGGACAAACATCGCTCCAAAAGCAGAGATAGGGACGCACGGAAAAAGACGGATGAtgatgcagaaaaaaagaaagctcGCAGTCGGagcaagagcaaagaaaagaagagagagaaggaaaagCACAGCAAAGCGGATGATAAGCGAGGACGCTCAAGCAGCAAAGACAAGAAAGAGAAAGATGCcaaagagcgagagaaagagggtGAACAAAAAGACAGAAGCAAAGAAAGAACCAAACATCCTGAAGGGAATGATAAGGATAAGTTGAAGGATGGGGAAAAGAAGAAGAATGGAGAGCAGCGACTTGACCGATCGAAAAGCAGAGAAAAGGGTCGCGATGCATCACACCGGTCCAGATCCAGAGGCCGCGACAAGCATGACCAATCACATGAGCGAGGCCGTGACCGACGCCACAGCAGCAGTCGAGACAGAAGATCAACTCGCCGGTCGAGAAGCAGAGAACCAGACAGAAGAGACCGCGGGAGAGACGCAGAAGACAGAAACAAGAGGAAGAGTGCAGACGAGTCAAAGAGCAAAGAGAGCAGAGGACGAGACAGGAGCTCCCAGAGACAGAGAAGCCGAGAGCGAGATGATCGACAGAGCGGCAGGAAGAGGAATGAAAAGAGTGACAGTGGAAGCAGCGATTCAGAGAGCGATGCTGAgaaacagaagaaaagaaaaaggagcgAGAGTCCGAAATCTAAAGACAAATCTAAAAGTCCAGgtaaaaatgtgaagaaaaaggACTCCTCTTCCAGTGACAGCGACTGA
- the LOC128015237 gene encoding lupus La protein-like — translation MADNQEMSLLEKKVVEQIEYYFGDHNLPRDKFLKEQLQLDDGWVTLETMLKFNRLKSLTSDAALIVESLQKSKTGLLEISEDKTKIRRNPNKPLPEDNEEYRDALKHKSIYMKGFPLETTLDEIKEWFADKCTVENIYMRKGVQKTFKGSIFVVLASEEAAKACVERTDVKEYKGNEIIVMMKEAYFSKKFAERKQNRVEAKAKAKSEKEGKQKQAEEEELKSLNDQKGCLLKFSGELGQTSREDFHEIFSNHARIKWIDFTRGAKEGTILFHSSAQEALQKVREAHGGQDPKVKEQDLQWEVLEGDVEMETLKKIIEDQQESLNKRKGGRGGHRGRGRGRGGRRDRGGREQTQFKGKKTKFESDDEGDEEQASQKKRPLDSNGEDNEEPASKQVKSENGS, via the exons ATGGCAGACAATCAGGAAATGTCTCTTTTGGAGAAGAAGGTGGTGGAACAGATTGAG TATTATTTTGGGGACCACAATCTCCCTCGAGACAAGTTTCTGAAGGAGCAGCTGCAGTTAGATGATGGCTGGGTCACTCTGGAGACAATGCTGAAGTTTAACAG ACTGAAGAGTCTCACGTCAGACGCAGCTCTTATTGTGGAGTCGCTGCAGAAGTCTAAAACAGGTCTCCTGGAGATCAGCGAGGACAAAACCAAAATAAGACGAAATCCCAACAAACCTCTCCCAGAGGACAACGAGGAATACAGGGATGCGCTCAAACACAAATCTATCTACATG AAAGGTTTTCCTCTTGAAACCACACTGGACGAGATTAAAGAGTGGTTTGCAGATAAATGCACGGTCGAGAACATCTACATGAGGAAAGGAGTGCAGAAGACTTTCAAA GGATCGATCTTTGTGGTTTTAGCATCTGAAGAAGCTGCCAAGGCTTGTGTGGAGCGCACTGATGTCAAAGAGTACAAAGGGAACGAGATAATCGTCATGATGAA AGAGGCCTACTTTTCTAAAAAGTTTGCTGAGAGGAAGCAGAATCGTGTGGAAGCAAAAGCTAAAGCAAAAAG TGAAAAGGAGGGCAAGCAGAAACAAGCTGAAGAAGAAGAGCTG AAATCCCTGAATGATCAGAAAGGCTGTCTGCTGAAGTTCTCCGGTGAGTTGGGTCAGACCTCGAGAGAGGATTTCCACGAGATCTTCTCCAATCATGCTCGGATCAAATGGattgatttcaccagaggagctAAAGAG GGCACGATCCTGTTCCACTCGAGCGCCCAGGAGGCCCTGCAGAAGGTCCGAGAGGCTCACGGAGGACAGGACCCCAAGGTTAAAGAGCAGGATCTTCAGTGGGAGGTACTGGAGGGAGACGTAGAAATGGAGACGCTGAAGAAAATCATCGAGGATCAGCAGGAGTCCCTGAACAAACGTAAAGGAGGCCGAG GAGGTCACAGGGGTCGTGGAAGAGGCAGAGGAGGACGCAGAGACCGAGGAGGAAGAGAACAGACCCAGTTCAAGGGAAAGAAGACCAAGTTTGAAAGTGATGACGAGGGAGATGAAG
- the LOC128015239 gene encoding pyridoxal phosphate phosphatase PHOSPHO2-like, whose translation MKTLVVFDFDHTIVDDNSDTWVIRSAPEQTLPDWLKKSYQRGRWTEYMARVLTYIGDQSVQPEHMRAVMESIPFTDGMIELLTFISDNKKDIDCIIISDSNSIFIDWVLHASGLKSAVDDVFTNPASIDARGYMTLRCFHAHDCQHCPVNLCKRRVLHDFKEKQAKAGVHYERICYIGDGGNDFCPIKELKEGDIAMPRKGFTLEKLLCKALSEGSESLPAKIMPWASGNEILRELRALIE comes from the coding sequence ATGAAGACCTTAGTAGTGTTCGACTTCGATCACACTATAGTGGATGACAACAGCGACACATGGGTGATCCGCTCCGCTCCTGAGCAGACGTTACCGGACTGGCTGAAGAAGTCCTACCAGAGAGGCCGCTGGACCGAGTACATGGCTCGAGTCTTGACCTACATCGGTGACCAGTCCGTGCAGCCGGAGCACATGCGCGCGGTGATGGAGAGCATCCCGTTCACCGACGGCATGATCGAGCTCCTGACCTTCATATCTGACAACAAGAAAGACATCGACTGCATCATAATCTCCGATTCCAACAGCATCTTCATAGACTGGGTTTTGCATGCATCAGGGTTGAAGTCTGCTGTGGATGACGTCTTCACCAACCCTGCCAGCATCGATGCGCGCGGCTACATGACCTTGCGCTGCTTCCACGCGCATGACTGCCAGCACTGTCCTGTAAACCTGTGCAAGAGGAGGGTGCTGCATGATTTCAAAGAGAAGCAAGCTAAGGCTGGTGTGCATTACGAGAGGATTTGCTATATAGGAGATGGAGGAAATGACTTTTGCCCCATTAAAGAATTGAAAGAAGGGGATATTGCAATGCCTAGGAAAGGATTCACCCTTGAGAAACTGTTGTGCAAAGCCCTTTCAGAAGGTTCAGAATCACTCCCGGCGAAAATCATGCCCTGGGCTAGTGGCAATGAAATCCTCAGGGAACTAAGAGCTCTGATTGAGTAA